The Oncorhynchus masou masou isolate Uvic2021 chromosome 4, UVic_Omas_1.1, whole genome shotgun sequence DNA segment caaatataacatatattttgtttaacccttttttagttacaacatgattccatgtgtgttatttcatagttttgatgccttcacagGAGACTTTCTCACTTGACTGTCTTAAGACAATTGTCAAATAATATTAACATTCATTAAAGACTTCAATTGTTAAACAACATCATGGTTACGCTGTGGGCATCACCTTTTTCAGTGGATTTATACTGTTGTGTGCCTTTAACCACCTGTCTTACTTATTCATTCACGCAGGAGAGAGACGGGACTATCacggatcctctggggagcctcaacaacctcatgatgctgacgaggcagaacagtctctctccaggtcagaacacctcaagaaacaccagcagagaccTTCAGGGAAGAATcctcactgctgctctgactgtggaaaggtCTTTTCAAAATCATATACATTACAATCACAccatagaacacacacaggagaaaaccTGAATagctgtactcaatgtgggaagagttttgtttcACCTTATTATTTGACtatacaccagagaatacacacaggagagaaacctcatGGCTGTAcacaatgtgggaagagttttgctcAGTCAAGCTGCCTGATATCACAccaaagaacacacacaggagagaaaccttatagctgtgatcaatgtgggaagagttttattcAGTCAAGTCATCTTACggcacaccagagaacacacacaggagagaaacctcatAGCTGTgaacaatgtgggaagagatttacTCAGTCAGGTGGCCTGATATaccaccagagaacacacacaggagagaaaccttatagctgtactcaatgtgggaagagttttgctaCATCTAGCAATCTgactatacaccagagaacacacactggagagaaacctcatAGCTGTAaccaatgtgggaagagttttgctcAGCCAAACAACCTGATATCACACCAGcgtacacacacaggagagaaatgtcatagctgtgatcaatgtgggaagagatactCTCGTAAAAGATctctgatcaaacatcagaaaatacatgcatgaagttgtttcatgatatcaatgaaataatgtcacaatgtagaatgtttttaactttgtagtaggagtattttaatgatgtcacaatggcaTGATAATGATGGCAACATTGTCTAATTACTATGTCATCGTATTTCCAGGACACTATAGTGTCTTCCCAGATaatggtagctagctaactatcctTTTCACTGTTGTTTAAGCTGCAGTCAGAGTCAGTCAGAATGTCCCAATGTAGAACCATAAATGTTTGTCCCCTGTTTAATTGATTTCAACATGATATGGATATTAGCCTCAGGGGAAAACTCCAGGCTCTGAATTTAAAGAGTACTATTTaatgcaacacttcaaaatgtagctagctgttttctacaagttgtcctctaaccagtgatgtACACATTATTCCCAGAATCCGTGTGGTTTTTAAGCTGTTAGTTTTAACAGGACATgcaacctcatctccctcctctggcGCAATTGATTTCAACATGATATCGAAGAGTGATGACAAATGTTCCTTTGTTCCTTTGTTTAAGGACCCCTACATTTAAATGCATCACTCCAAAATGTAGTCGACTGTCTTCTGcaggttgtcctctaaccagtgaggtaaaatatatatccTATTTCAATGTGTTTTGTTTAGTTGTGTTAGTTTCAACAGCACATGCAACCTGATTTCCCCCGTAATTTATATCAGTGATTTATTGCTACTTGTTAAAACAACAGCGTTTTTGGTGCTTGTGCAGTT contains these protein-coding regions:
- the LOC135521597 gene encoding gastrula zinc finger protein XlCGF17.1-like isoform X1; the encoded protein is MSSLNYSPPVKEEEICWTEKEALGLNIVVKDEKEEDVTVKQQVEGEAVTVKEEKDVSFKEEEAAFRVKEEEDVTVKEEKEDAVFRVKDEGEMTVTLKEEEVEKGDLINTRERRDYHGSSGEPQQPHDADEAEQSLSRSEHLKKHQQRPSGKNPHCCSDCGKVFSKSYTLQSHHRTHTGENLNSCTQCGKSFVSPYYLTIHQRIHTGEKPHGCTQCGKSFAQSSCLISHQRTHTGEKPYSCDQCGKSFIQSSHLTAHQRTHTGEKPHSCEQCGKRFTQSGGLIYHQRTHTGEKPYSCTQCGKSFATSSNLTIHQRTHTGEKPHSCNQCGKSFAQPNNLISHQRTHTGEKCHSCDQCGKRYSRKRSLIKHQKIHA